The Maridesulfovibrio sp. genomic sequence CTGACGGACCTTGCAGTTGGTAGGCCCAGTTGTTGATAGTGTTGTGGGGTGTGGTTTTTTTTATTTCCGGCATGGGCGGTTGTGCTGTTGTGGAAGATGAAGGATTGACCGTTGATGATACGCAAGCACTGGTCAGGAATATTAACGTTATGAATATTGTTAAATTTGTTTTCATTTGTGTTTCTTCCCTGGGTGAAATTAGTATGAAAGATGTTATGTGATTTATGATACAAAAAAGAAAGTGTTTTTTAAAGGTTATAAATAAATAATACTTTGCATAGGTGCGAAATCTGATTATAGTAAATAGAAATAATGGGATTTTTTTAGAAAAGAAAATCTTTTTTTCTGCTGTGCGTGAGTTTGTTTTTTATTTCGGATAGTTAATTGAGATAAGAGATAATTTTTTTGCTTAAATATAAGGAGGAGAATGTGAAAAAGAGGCTTGGAGTTTTATTGATTTTTGTTTTCATTCTCGCCGGTTGTTCCGGTACCTACATGAAAGATTACGTACAGCCTAACGGCGTCGCCAGTGAGGCCCGGCATGCTGCTGTTCTCCCGCTGGTCAACCTGACCAATACTCCCAACGCGGGACGCATGGTCGGTGATCTTTTGACCACCGAACTTTATGCTTCTACAAAGTTCGACCTCATGGAATCAACTGAAATGCTTAAGCGCATCAAAGGTGATGAAGATGATCTTGAATTCGTCATGGAAGATGCGGTGGCCCAGAAGCTCGGCAACAAGCTTGGCGTGGACACCGTTATTTATGGTTCTGTGACCGAGTACCAGTATAAGCGCGGGGTCAACCAGAGTCCATCCGTAGGCATCAACCTGCGTATGATTGATGTTTCTTCCGGTAAAGTTCTCTGGGCTTCATCTTCTTCCAAGAGCGGGGGGTGCTTTTTCGGATGTACGGAATCCCTGAACAGCGTTGCACAGGAAACTCTTGCGGATATGGTGACAGCCATGTCTTCCGTTTCTGCGCAGCAGTAGCACTGCTTGTGGCAGCCTTTTCCCTGTTCGGCAGTTTATTTGCCTTTGGCGGAAGCAATGCCGTAAACTCTTGGGCCTGCTATTACGGCAGCGAAGACCGGACAGACAAATTGTCCGGTTTTGACCTGCTGATTGTTGCCCCGAATGGTCAGGACACGGTGCCTTTGCGTGCAAAAGGGAGGAAGGTGCTGGTCTATGTCAGCCTTGGGGAAGTGGCCGCAAAGAGTCCTTATTACGAGGAAGCCAAAAGTCTGGGCCTGCTTGTGCGCCATAACGACAACTGGGATTCATGGGTGGTGGACGTGCGCCGCCCCCAGTGGCAGGAACTTCTTTTCACCCGCATAATACCCGATGCACTTGCGGCGGGATATGACGGGCTTTTTTTTGATACGCTGGATTCGCCCATTGATATGCAGCGTCGTGATCCGGACACCTATAAGGGGACTGAGAGGGCTTGCGTCGATTTAGTTCGCTCGATCAGGAAAAGGTTCCCAAAACTGCTCCTCTGTCAGAACCGGGGATTTGAGATAATCAGCCGCACGGCTCCGTATCTCAATTATTTGCTGATTGAGGGATTGAGTAGTTCCATGGATATTGCCACCTCCACCCGTTCTGATGTGCCGCAGGCCGATCGTGATTTTCTAATCGCCAAGGCTAAGGCCGCGCTTAAGGCCAACCCGAAACTGGTGGTCCTGACTCTTGATTATGTTCCTGCCGGCGATAAGCTGGAGACTGACAAGGCTTACAAATTTTCGCGCAAGCTGGGGTTTGTCCCTTATGTCAGCACTCCCGCATTAAACGAGGTATTTATTCATGCGGTTGCTGAATAGGATTATTGTTGCTTTTTTATTGGTCTTTCTGGTTTTGACCTGTGCTCAGGCCGGGCAGGTCAAACGCAAGGTGCTGGTTCTCTACAACGGCGCCGAGCAACGTACTGCAGTAGATAACAGTTTTATCGAAGGTTTCGCGGCGCCGTTGAATTATCTCGGTTTCATGTATGAAATGCGGGATGTTTCTTTGCGTCCACTTCCTTCGGATGAAGCTATGAAGGAATACCGGGCGGTTTTTACCACTTTTTCAGAAGACCTGATGAATAATCCGGATGAATATCTAACATGGTTGATCAGGCAGCAGAAGCACGGAAAACAGCTGATTGTCGCCGGGACTCCCGGAGCGTTCAGCGACTATGACAAGATTTCCGCTGATCCTGTGTTGATAAGAAAATTGTTTTCCAATCTCGGTTTCTCATATCAGGGGAATGCCACAAATGATGATTACCTGTTGAAATATGAGCATGTTGATCCGGTATACATGAATTTTGAACGTAAGTTGCCATTGTTTCCTGACAAATACATGCAACTCGTGCCTGTCGGAAAGGATGTCCGCTCATGGGTGAGCATCGGGCTGAAAGGAAAGCCTGAAACTATAGCTGCGGCTGTCGGTGTGGGACCGCACGGCGGGTTTGCCCTTGACGGTTACATGCGCTGGCAGGACCCGGTTAATTACCAGAAGCAGTGGTATTTGAATCCGTTTGAATTTTTGCGGGTCTGTCTTGATTTGAAGGGGATGCCCGCACTTACACCGACTACTTTGAACGGCAAGCGAGTTGCCTTTGCCCATATAGATGGGGACGGCTTTGCCGGTTATACTGAGATCGATAAGGAGAAGGTCTGCGGTGAAATTATCATGGAGCGTATTCTGGGGCGTTATGATTTTCCCACTTCAGCTTCTGTTATTGCAGGGGAGATTAATCCTGCAGTAAAGGGCAGTCCTGATAATGTTGAAATGGCCCGGACCCTTTTTGAGATGAAAAATGTGGAGACCGCATCCCATTCTTATACCCATCCGTTTGCATGGAATGCCAAGCTCCGCAATTCCGAAGAATATAAGGATGAATTTGTTGTCGGGCAGTATGAGCTTTCCGGGTATAAGTTTGATGCCCATTACGAGATTGTAGATTCCTGCGATTATATTTCTGAGAATCTGGCCCCGGCGGATAAGCCCTGCCGGGTGCTTTTCTGGTCTGGTATGTGTGAACCAACCGAAGCTCAGGTTGCCATTGCGGATAAGGCAGGCATCCTGAATTTAAACGGTGGGGATACTGTCTTTGACTCTCTCCGTAATTCTTATTTCGGTGTATCCCCCCTTTACCGTGCGCTTGGTACTCGCAATCAGATTTATACCGGGCAGGCCAATGAGAATATTCTGACCAACCTCTGGTCGGGACCTTATTTCGGTTTCCGAAATATTGTGGAAACCATGAAGCGTACCGGTTCTCCGCGCCGGATCATGCCCATCGATATTTATTACCATTTCTACAGCGGTGAGAAATTTTCCTCCCTCAAGGCTCTTGAGGATGTTTATGAATGGGCTCTCAGTCAGGATACGGCAAGGGTCTTCGCTTCAGCCTACATCAAAATGGTCAACGGTTGCCTGGCTGCGAAAGTGGATAAGATTTCCTCGGACCGTTTTGTTTTTCAGGATTATGCGGATTGCCTTTCCATTCGTCTGGGCGGCATGGAAAAGGTGCCTGATTTGGCAAAATGCAGGAATGTACTTGGTTATGACATTCAGCCTGAAGGTATTTTTGTGCATCTCAGGCCCGGAACAAAAAGGGCGGAACTGGCTTTGACTGTAGATAAAACAGTTAACGGTAACTTGCCGTATCTCAAGAATGCTTCCGGATGGGTGCGTAATTTTGAACGTACAGCCAAGGGTGTGCGTTTTGATTTTGATTGTTTCAGCAAAGGGCGTTTTGAGCTGGGCGGCCTTTTGCCGGATAGAAAATACAGGGTTGTCCGCAAGGAAGGTTTGCCGTTGGAAATCAGTAGCAGCAATGATGGAGTGCTTGGTGTAAATGGTGTTGTTTCCGGAACTGTGGAGATTGATTTGATTTGAATATAAAGCTCTGGCGGGTACTGCTTTTTGTACTCATCATAATCGGGACGACCGTACTTATATATCCCTTTCCAAGGGATATGGTGCCGTTGTACCTGAAAAGTGATGAAGTCTCCAAGGCTGCGGACCTGCTGGATGAACTACTTCAAGAAGATCCTTTTGATTTGCGGCTGCTGTCCCTCGGCGCCGATGTTTATCTGAAACGCGGGATGCCGGAAAAGGCCATTGCCTGTATTGAGGAAATTCTCAAGCAGAAGCCCGCGCGTATTCCCGAACTCAGGAAGCTGGTACAGGTCTACGAATGGAACGTAATGCCCCGTGAAGCCCTCCACACATGGGAAAAACTTTCACGAATTGAGCCGGGGGAAATTGAACCGCTGGAGCGGATGGTCATGTATTACCGCTTCTTTAATATGTTTCCGCAGGAAGTGGATGCCATCATCAAGCTGAATAAGTTGCAGGCCAAGACGCCTTTCAAAGGTGATTTTCTGCTGGTCCTCAATGAGGAAATAGAACGTCTTGGAGCTGAGCATGCCCGGAAATCTGATGATTCGTACCTCAATTTTTTGATCCAGCGTATTTTTATTGTCGGTGAGCAGTTCAAAGGGGAACTCGAGTTTAAAGAAAAGGTCGATTTTTTGCAGTATGTCACCTATGTGCTTGAATATTTTGTTGCAACTGACCGCTTGGATGAGGGGTATAAATACGCAGCCCGTATGGACAAGCAGGCCGGACTTGAGGTGGAGAGCAGGGTGCAGTTGGTTAAGGTTCTCGGATGGTCTGGTTCTTATGATCAAGCTCTCGATATCGCTGAGAAACTGCTCAAGATCAGCCCTGAAAATGTGGACTTGCTGACTGAAACAGCGTGGATGGCTCGTAGTGCCGACAGACTTGATGTGGCTCAGGATGTGCTCGAACGGCTGGTGAAGATAGAGCCTGATAACGAAGCGCATCAGCAGGCATTAGGTGCTGTTTACATGGAGTCCGGGAATCACCGCAAGGCCGTTTCCCTGTTTCGCCGCTTGGCTGAGCGACTGGGCAAATGGCTTGTTTATGCCCACGATATGCTCCGGGCGGCTCTGTTCAGTCAGGATAAAAAGCTCATGGCTGAAGTTATTAAAGACACTGGAGATATTGATATTTCAGAGCCTGATTACCTGCGCACTCGCGGGGAATTGCTGCTGACACTTGAGCGTCCGCGTGAGGCTTACGATACCTTGCGGAAAGTAGTGGATTCCCCCGAAGCCACTCTGGATGATTACCGGCGGTTGGTTGATGCAGCCGCAACTACTGCAGATAACCAGCTCGTCGCGGACACTGTGGAACTGGCGCTCAAGGTTTACCCCGGCGATATCAATCTCATGCGTACCGCCGGTTCAGCATGGCTTGATGTAAAGCAGCCGTACAAGGCTTATCACGTTTACCGTGAACTGCTTAAGCGTGAACAGGAACAGCAGGATATCATCAATATGCTGCTGGCTGCTTCCGAGACTCAGGACTTGAAGCTTGCAAGGCAGGCTGCTCAATATGCTGAAAAGATTGCTCCGAAGGATGTGAAGGTAATCGCGCAGGCCGGGGAGATTATGCTCTGGTTGAATTCCCCCAAAGACAGCTATCCCTACTACAAAAAGGCCGCCATCATGACCGGGGGTAATCGTGAATACGTGATGACTCTTATTCAGATTGCATCATATACCGGAGATAAAGCAATTTTTCGTGATGCTGCAGAAACAGCCATCAAGCTGCGCCCTGATGACGAGCAGGTTGCTTTGCTGGCCTCGGCTGTCTGGGCTGCTGCCGGTGATAACGAAAAGGCAAAGCTGCTTATAGCGCGTTTTGCCGGACAGGGTACGAAGAGTCTGGATACGCTGCATAAATGGGCTGATTTTGCGGATAAGGCCGGGCTGAGTGAAGAGGCTTACCGAATTTACGATGAGCTATACTCCCGTGGATATAAGCGTAAAGAAATCCGTGAGCCTTTGGCAAGGCTGGCAGGTTGGACTGAACGTCCTGCTGTGGCAGCAAAGCTTTATGCTGAAATTTCAGATGAAAATCCGGGTGATTTTATGCTTGCCGGACAGGCAGCCAAGGCTTTGTCTGATGCAGGGGAATATATTAAGTCAGTGGACTATTACGAGCGGGCGTTGAGGATCAGACCCAGCGATTATGAATTGAAACTGGAACTGGCCAAAACGTACGGTTTTGCCGGAAAAATTGCTGACCAGATCAGGGTTTTCAAGGAATTGCAGGCTGCCGGGAAGCTCCCCGAATCTGAGCGGATCGAGTTGGCTCGGGCTTACCTTGAGGAGCGTGAACCCGAACCGGCACTGCGTATTCTGGAGCCGTATGCCAGCTTGAATAAACTGCCCCGTTTTGAAGGCTTCTTGCTGGCTTCGGCCTTGCAGATGGCCGGGCGCGGAAGTGAGGCTTCTGATGTTTATAAAAGGTTGAAAATAGAGTACAATAACGATGAAGTATTTATGGCCCGACTTGGTGCGGAGGCCTTGTTTAATAACTTTCAATCTGATGCTTATGAGCTTTTTGAAGCAGCACTCAAAATCAACCCGGAAAACCATACAGCCCTTAAGGGGTTGGCGATTGTTTATGGAGAGCGTGAGCAGTATAAAAGAGCTGTGTCCAAGTATCGAAAATATTTACGGCTTGTTCCCAAAGATGCCGAAGCACGGTATCAGCTGAGTGAAATGTACCAGCTAATGGGCCGTGAAAGTGAAGCCATTCGTGAGCTGAAGCAGGCTGAGCGCATTCTCCGCCGTGAAGGACGAAAGAATGATACAAACAGGATCAACAGGTAAAAATTGAAGAAAACAGTAGTGTTGTTAGTTTTATTTATGACGGTTTTATTGCCGGTCATGCATGTTACTCCGCTTCTGGCGGAGGAAGCTACTGTTACGCCTGTTGAAGAAAAGGATAATGTTATCTGGACCGTCAGGGCCGGTTCATTTTTAAATACCGATACCGCCTGGGATACTTTGTACTATCTTAGGAATGAAGGCTTCAAGCCGGTCATGGTCTATCTTTATGACGGTCAAGGCAGGGGCTGGAGGGTAGTACAGATGGGTGATTATCCTACCCGTAGTCAGGCCCGCGCAGCCGGACGGATTTTCAAGAAGAAAACCGGGCTTGATTATTTGGTCCGCTCCATGTCTGTTGAACTGCTTGAAGAACGTACTCTGGAATCGCGTAAAAGCCCTGTGCCGCAGATGGTTACGGTTTTAAAGCCCGGAGAGCAGCCAACAAAATCAGGCAGCCTTCCATTATCCGGTCGGGAGCTGACAGGGGCGCCTGAATCTCTTTTCTATGAGCTTGGGCAGCGTGATGTGCTTTTGAATACTGAACAGAGGCTGCAGAATGTGCTTCTTGCCCGGATTATGCTCCGCCGGGGATACGTGCAGGAAGGACTCAGGCTTTATGCCAAGCTGTTACGTAGTTATCCGGGGGATAATGATCTACGTGAAGAATATGTCGGCGCACTTATCGATAACAACGAGATTGAAAAAGCACAGTCCATGCTGCGTCGCTGGCTTTACCTTGATCCGGAGTCGCCAAACGCCTTGAGGCAGGAAGCACGCCTGCGCATTCTGGCCGGGGATTATTCCGTACAGATCGATACCCTTGATTATCTGCTGCGTCTGCGGCCCGGTGATATTGATTCCATATCCGCCAAAGCCTACAGCAACCAGCAGGGCGGGGATTGGCTGGGAGCCATCAATAGTTTTTCCGCGCTTATTGATGCCGAGCCGGACAATTACGAAGCGCGGCAGGCCCTTTCGAGTCTGCTGATGGAACGCAGGCCCAGATTGGTTCTCACGCCCAGCATCAACCTGCAGTCTGATGAATCTGTGACTACAACGCTGGGCAGCCGTTTTTCCATGCAGCTCACCGATCAGACCAGAGGGGAATTTTACTACGGCAACACCCGCATTTACCGTCCGCAGCAGGACGGTGTTGAGAAGATCAACAAGGATGTGAATCAGGCTGCGTTTCTGTTTAAACGCGAGTTTACCCGGACTTTTACCGGCATAGCCGGTGTGGGGGCTTTTGAAGGGACTTCTTCTGGAGTATCCGGTGCTCTGGGATTCGACTGGCGGATTCACGACCCCGGGACTTTTTCAGCCATGATCGACTATAATAATCCATGGCTTGATGAGCCTTCCGCCGCTAATTATGAAGGGCATTACAACCAGCTTTCCCTGACTTATGACGGTTTTTATGATGATGAGTGGGGGCTGTTTCTTAACGGTCAGCTGCGCCAGTACAAACTAGAGTCTGATAGGAACTACGGAGCCAAGGGGATTTATAACATTATCCTGACCCGCAGGATTCTTGCCGACCCGGATCTGTTTATCTCCTATTCGTTCTATCGTTCTTTTTTCAAGTATGATGATGAAAACTACAAACCTTTCGAAGTGGTGGAGAATGAGAGCATTCATACTCTGAGTGCCAGTTTCAGCAAGTCACTTTGTGATACGATTATTTTTCAGGCTGCAGGCGGTATCAGGCTTGATGAGTTCAAGGAAGGTCCCAGCTACTTCGGCGGGCCCTCATTGGCCTTTAGGCTGGGCCGGTTTGAGTTGAACCTGAATTATGAATACAGCAGTGATTCCGGGCTTGCCGGAGGCGGTGAAAGCCAGTTCCTCAGCGGTGGGGTCGGTTTTGTTTTTTAATGTGAATGACAATATGCAGGCCGGAGAAAATGTTTAAATTTAATAAGACTGCTAAAAAATATAAGCTTTCCCAATATTATGAAGTCCTGCTCGGCCTGATTACCATTACTGCGGTCAACCTGATTTTTTTTCGCACTGATCCGGGATTCATTTCCGTTTCCCCCCATCCTTACTGGATAGTGGTATTGCTGACTGCCTGTCGCTACGGGTTTGCAGGGGGGCTTTTTTCCGGAATCATGGCCGGGTTGTTTCTTATTGTTTTTAGAAGTTTGTCCATTCCGGAGATCGAACTTGCTGATTTTCGCACATTAGCCATGTGGGGAAAGCCCATTCTTTTCGGTCTGGTGGGAGTTGTTCTCGGTGAAATGCGCCAGATTCACATCCGCGAATATAATGCGCTCAGTGAGGAGAGAGACGCCTTTCATGATGCTTTTGACAAGGTCAAAACCAAGTACGACGTCCTCAGTGAAGCCAAACAGGAACTGGATAGCAAGATTCTCTCGCAGGAAAGTACACTGGGCACCCTTTATGAAGCCGCGCAGGGGTTGCGTACCCTGAGTATTGACAGCATTTATCCGGCTGTACTTGAAATACTTCGTGAGTTTATGGATGTGGATGAATGTTCCGTTTATTTGCTGGACGGCACTGAGTTCCGTCTTGATACGGCCCTGCGTCATGGAAAGAGCTTTGTACCCGAAGTTGTCCCGTATGGTGAAAGTTTGATGAGCGTTGCGGCAGAGCAGAAAAAAGCTGTTTCAATCAGGGATATCGCCAGTACAGAGAGCATCTCCAGTGGTATAATTGTCTCCGCGCCGATCATGGCAGACAACCATAAGCACGTGGTCGGTGTGCTCAATGTTGAAAAAATGCCCTTTCTTAAATTTACCAGTGATTCTGTGCGGGTGGCCGGGCTGGTCGCAGACTGGTGCGGCAGCAGTGTTGAGAATGCGACTGTTTTTGCCGAAACGAAAGATAAGCTGATTGCCGATGAAATTACGGAAGCCTACACTTATGATTATTTCCAGCGCAGGTTGCGGGAGGAGTTTATCCGGGCGCGTCGGTACAAGCTTGATCTTGCATTGCTCATGCTGGAATTCCCCGAGCTGTCCAATGTTTCAGATGTGGGACGTGACGAAGTGCTTATGGCTTTCAGTCTGATACTCAGAACCCATGTCCGTGAAATTGATATTTTGTTCATGAGTGAAGATCCGGGGGTGTTTTTCATGATACTTCCGACCACCCCTGCAAGCGGAGCGCGGATCGTCGTCAATAATCTGCTTACTTCTTTCAGGCAGCTTAACAAAATGGCTTATGAAACCGACCAGAACCTTGTAAATATAAGAATCGGGGTTGCCGGTTTTTCCCTTGGTATGGAAGATCCTTCGGAGATGGTAGAGGCAGTGAAAGGGGACATGATTGATGTCTTTTTATCGGAGTAAGGTTATAAGAAGAGCGCAGCTTAGGCTGCTGGGAGCTTTTGTTGCTTCATACCTGTTTGCAGGGGGGGCGGTCTGGCTGTACCTGCACAGGGATGCTGTCTCCTGGTATATTTACGCCGCTGTTGCAGCCCATATTTTTTCAGGTCTTTCCTTCATTCTTTTTACTGCAGCCAAACCGCGGGCCCTTCCCGGAACCGGGTTTTATTATCCCCGTATTGCAGCCCTGTTTACTCTTTTCATGCCTTTGATCGGGCTGTTCGGGGTTACTATGACCCTGCTGGCAGCCCGTGTTTTTATGAAAAGTCATGGGCTGGCTGAGGAGTATAAGGAAAAGGCTTATGAAGGGGGCGGTATAGATATTGATTTACCCTCGGATATTAGCGAATTTTTATACGAAGAGGTCGATGTCCATCCTATTGCGGATATTCTGACAGGTACAGATATGGAGATGAAAAGGGGAGCTGTTAACCTGCTGCGGCGTATCGGTTCTGCCGAGGCTGTCAAGCTTTTGCGCAAGAGTCTCTCCGACGAAAGTGCCGAGGTTCGTTTTTATGCCCATACCGCTTTGACAAGACTTGAAGAAGATTATGCTCAAGCCTTGGACAAGGCCCGGTTCCGCGCTGAAAAATATGACAGTGCCCAGGCCCATGCCGAGCTGGCTTCTACTTACAGAAATTATGCCCGTAGCGGTTTGCCGGAAGTTAATATGCAGGAGCGTTCCATGGTCCTTGCCTGTGATCATTGGCGTTTGGCAGTTCAAAAAGATCAGGAAAACAAGGATTACCTGATGCGACTTGCCGAGTCGTATGTCGATAGTAAAAATTTCAGCGATGCATTGTCTATTTACAGGAAATCAATGAATGACTCAGAGCTTGAACTGGAATCCCGGCTGGGTTCCTGCAGGGTTTTTTTTGAGGTGGGCAATTTTATCGCTTTGTTTCAGGAAGTGGAGCAAATGCGGGCAAGGCCCGAGCTTGATTCGACAGATCCCTTTAAGGGGGGGATTTACAAGTTTTGGATGGATGAACCTACTGTAGGTGATAAGTCGTTAATGGAAAATTTTGCAAAGGTGGGGCATGAAATCTGAAAAAGAATACGATGTATGCCTGCTTCTGGAGGGAACCTATCCGTTTGTGTCCGGGGGTGTTTCCTCTTGGATTCATAACCTGATCAAAGGTATGCCGGAGCTTACTTTTACGGCTGTCTGCATTCTTGCTTCATCTAAAGAGAAAGCTGAATACCGTTACGATGTTCCGGATAATTTTGTTGATCCAACAATAATATATCTGCACGATCAGGTGGAAATATCCCAGAATCCGTTCAAGAAGATTTCCAGATCAAATATGGAAAGGCTCAGGCAATTTCATTATCGCATGGATAGAAAAGATCTCAGCATGATGAAAGATATGGTTGAACTCTTCCGCCATGATAAATTTCCCCTTTCGGAGCTGTTCCATGGCAAAAGGGCTTGGGATCTGCTTGTGGATCGTTACAATCCGGAAACCAATGACGAGTCCTTTATTGATTACTTCTGGACTTACCGGTTCACCCATCTGCCGATTTTTAAAATGCTGCCTCTGGGGCTGCCTAAAGCCAAAGTCTATCACACTATTTCAACAGGATACGCAGGTCTACTGGGGGTTGTGGCAAGAATGATGACCGGACGTCCGTTGCTGCTGACCGAGCATGGTATTTACGTCAAGGAACGTAAAATTGAAATTTCGCAGGCAGAATGGGTTTACCGCAAGGAAGACGAACGGATGCGTGTTGAGAGCAAACTCGGTGCGTTTCAGACTTTCTGGATCAGGATGTTTGAGCAGCTGGCCCGCATGTGCTATGACTATTCGTCTGCTATCTTTACTCTTTATGAAGGAAACAGGCAGCTTGAAATTCAGGAAGGGGCCGATCCGGATAAGATCAGGATTATTCCCAACGGCATCAGTCTTGATAACTTTCTTGGGCTGAAACCCAAGGATCATGACTATATGGGGCAGACCGAGTTCGCGGTGGGCTTCGTGGGGCGTGTGGTTCCCATCAAGGATGTGAAGACTTTTCTGAGGGCTATTAAAATAGTGTCCATCAAGATCGAAAAGCTGAAAGTCTACATCATGGGACCAACCGAGGAAGATGAGGAATACTATGAGGAGTGCGTGAACCTTGTCCGGCTGCTGCATCTTGAGAATGTGGTGGAATTTACCGGCAAGGTCCGGGTTACCGATTATCTGCCGAATCTTGATGTTATAGTTCTGACCAGTATCAGTGAGGCTCAGCCGTTGGTTATAATGGAGGCTAATTGTGCCGGAATTCCGGCTGTAGCTTCTGATGTGGGGTCCTGCCGGGAACTGCTTGAAGGAAGAACTATCCCAGATCAGGAGCTTGGGCCTTCCGGTATTGTGACAAAAGTTGCGGACCCCGTAAGCACCGGGGAGGCCATCATCACGATTCTGACCAGTCCTATCCTGCGCAAGAAGATGTCTAGGGCCGGTATTGAGCGGGTAAAGACTTTTTATAAAGAGTCAGACCTCAATGAGAAGTATTTGAAGATTTACAAATATTACATGGCGATGGATGATCTGGAGTAAAATATGGCTGGAATCGGTTTTGAACTGAGAAAAATGCTGCGCGGGGACAGCTTTCTTGCTGATGTCTCGGCCTATCTGTATGCGGCAATGGTTTCTTCCGGTCCGTGGCTGATGAGTGTTATTTGCCTTGCTGTACTGGGGCTGTATTCTTATTCCGGTTTTTCCCCGAAAGATCAGGATATCTTCCGCACTACCATCGTCTATGTTTACGCCTTCACCCTTATATATGTGGGCTATATTCAGCTGGTGGTGACCCGTTATCTGGCCGACCGCTTTTATCTTGGTGATGAGAAGATAACCCTGACCGCTTTTTCCACCAGTGCAATCATAGTTCTTGCAGCCGGAGCGGTTATCGGTACAGGGGGCATCTGGCTTTTTGAACTTACTTTCAGCTACAAGATTATCTCGGTGACGCTTTTCCTCATTGTAGCAATG encodes the following:
- a CDS encoding polysaccharide deacetylase, whose product is MRLLNRIIVAFLLVFLVLTCAQAGQVKRKVLVLYNGAEQRTAVDNSFIEGFAAPLNYLGFMYEMRDVSLRPLPSDEAMKEYRAVFTTFSEDLMNNPDEYLTWLIRQQKHGKQLIVAGTPGAFSDYDKISADPVLIRKLFSNLGFSYQGNATNDDYLLKYEHVDPVYMNFERKLPLFPDKYMQLVPVGKDVRSWVSIGLKGKPETIAAAVGVGPHGGFALDGYMRWQDPVNYQKQWYLNPFEFLRVCLDLKGMPALTPTTLNGKRVAFAHIDGDGFAGYTEIDKEKVCGEIIMERILGRYDFPTSASVIAGEINPAVKGSPDNVEMARTLFEMKNVETASHSYTHPFAWNAKLRNSEEYKDEFVVGQYELSGYKFDAHYEIVDSCDYISENLAPADKPCRVLFWSGMCEPTEAQVAIADKAGILNLNGGDTVFDSLRNSYFGVSPLYRALGTRNQIYTGQANENILTNLWSGPYFGFRNIVETMKRTGSPRRIMPIDIYYHFYSGEKFSSLKALEDVYEWALSQDTARVFASAYIKMVNGCLAAKVDKISSDRFVFQDYADCLSIRLGGMEKVPDLAKCRNVLGYDIQPEGIFVHLRPGTKRAELALTVDKTVNGNLPYLKNASGWVRNFERTAKGVRFDFDCFSKGRFELGGLLPDRKYRVVRKEGLPLEISSSNDGVLGVNGVVSGTVEIDLI
- a CDS encoding SPOR domain-containing protein; translated protein: MTVLLPVMHVTPLLAEEATVTPVEEKDNVIWTVRAGSFLNTDTAWDTLYYLRNEGFKPVMVYLYDGQGRGWRVVQMGDYPTRSQARAAGRIFKKKTGLDYLVRSMSVELLEERTLESRKSPVPQMVTVLKPGEQPTKSGSLPLSGRELTGAPESLFYELGQRDVLLNTEQRLQNVLLARIMLRRGYVQEGLRLYAKLLRSYPGDNDLREEYVGALIDNNEIEKAQSMLRRWLYLDPESPNALRQEARLRILAGDYSVQIDTLDYLLRLRPGDIDSISAKAYSNQQGGDWLGAINSFSALIDAEPDNYEARQALSSLLMERRPRLVLTPSINLQSDESVTTTLGSRFSMQLTDQTRGEFYYGNTRIYRPQQDGVEKINKDVNQAAFLFKREFTRTFTGIAGVGAFEGTSSGVSGALGFDWRIHDPGTFSAMIDYNNPWLDEPSAANYEGHYNQLSLTYDGFYDDEWGLFLNGQLRQYKLESDRNYGAKGIYNIILTRRILADPDLFISYSFYRSFFKYDDENYKPFEVVENESIHTLSASFSKSLCDTIIFQAAGGIRLDEFKEGPSYFGGPSLAFRLGRFELNLNYEYSSDSGLAGGGESQFLSGGVGFVF
- a CDS encoding endo alpha-1,4 polygalactosaminidase; the encoded protein is MYGIPEQRCTGNSCGYGDSHVFRFCAAVALLVAAFSLFGSLFAFGGSNAVNSWACYYGSEDRTDKLSGFDLLIVAPNGQDTVPLRAKGRKVLVYVSLGEVAAKSPYYEEAKSLGLLVRHNDNWDSWVVDVRRPQWQELLFTRIIPDALAAGYDGLFFDTLDSPIDMQRRDPDTYKGTERACVDLVRSIRKRFPKLLLCQNRGFEIISRTAPYLNYLLIEGLSSSMDIATSTRSDVPQADRDFLIAKAKAALKANPKLVVLTLDYVPAGDKLETDKAYKFSRKLGFVPYVSTPALNEVFIHAVAE
- a CDS encoding GNA1162 family protein, with protein sequence MKKRLGVLLIFVFILAGCSGTYMKDYVQPNGVASEARHAAVLPLVNLTNTPNAGRMVGDLLTTELYASTKFDLMESTEMLKRIKGDEDDLEFVMEDAVAQKLGNKLGVDTVIYGSVTEYQYKRGVNQSPSVGINLRMIDVSSGKVLWASSSSKSGGCFFGCTESLNSVAQETLADMVTAMSSVSAQQ
- a CDS encoding tetratricopeptide repeat protein; the protein is MNIKLWRVLLFVLIIIGTTVLIYPFPRDMVPLYLKSDEVSKAADLLDELLQEDPFDLRLLSLGADVYLKRGMPEKAIACIEEILKQKPARIPELRKLVQVYEWNVMPREALHTWEKLSRIEPGEIEPLERMVMYYRFFNMFPQEVDAIIKLNKLQAKTPFKGDFLLVLNEEIERLGAEHARKSDDSYLNFLIQRIFIVGEQFKGELEFKEKVDFLQYVTYVLEYFVATDRLDEGYKYAARMDKQAGLEVESRVQLVKVLGWSGSYDQALDIAEKLLKISPENVDLLTETAWMARSADRLDVAQDVLERLVKIEPDNEAHQQALGAVYMESGNHRKAVSLFRRLAERLGKWLVYAHDMLRAALFSQDKKLMAEVIKDTGDIDISEPDYLRTRGELLLTLERPREAYDTLRKVVDSPEATLDDYRRLVDAAATTADNQLVADTVELALKVYPGDINLMRTAGSAWLDVKQPYKAYHVYRELLKREQEQQDIINMLLAASETQDLKLARQAAQYAEKIAPKDVKVIAQAGEIMLWLNSPKDSYPYYKKAAIMTGGNREYVMTLIQIASYTGDKAIFRDAAETAIKLRPDDEQVALLASAVWAAAGDNEKAKLLIARFAGQGTKSLDTLHKWADFADKAGLSEEAYRIYDELYSRGYKRKEIREPLARLAGWTERPAVAAKLYAEISDENPGDFMLAGQAAKALSDAGEYIKSVDYYERALRIRPSDYELKLELAKTYGFAGKIADQIRVFKELQAAGKLPESERIELARAYLEEREPEPALRILEPYASLNKLPRFEGFLLASALQMAGRGSEASDVYKRLKIEYNNDEVFMARLGAEALFNNFQSDAYELFEAALKINPENHTALKGLAIVYGEREQYKRAVSKYRKYLRLVPKDAEARYQLSEMYQLMGRESEAIRELKQAERILRREGRKNDTNRINR